The proteins below come from a single Caulobacter flavus genomic window:
- a CDS encoding isocitrate lyase/PEP mutase family protein: MTSAATRLRERLAAGPDGRRRLLAAPGCYDGFSALLVEQAGFEAAFLSGAALSLARLGRPDVGLVAVGELADAVRAIADRVDIPLIVDIDTGFGNALNTQRTVKVLERAGAAAVQLEDQTFPKRCGHIRGKGVIPVAEMVGKVRAAVDARSETLIIGRTDALGVEGPQAALDRAEAYLEAGADIVFVEGPRTLEETKAVADRFAARVPLVHNLVEGGITALRTGAELQDLGFAIALHPMLLLHGLARYAPEWLATLRGQGTTDGLDILDLPRLNAVAGLDALLADAATYA; this comes from the coding sequence GTGACGAGCGCCGCCACGCGCCTGCGCGAGCGGCTGGCGGCCGGCCCCGACGGCCGCCGCCGGCTGCTGGCCGCGCCAGGCTGCTACGACGGCTTCTCGGCCCTGCTGGTCGAGCAGGCCGGTTTCGAGGCCGCGTTCCTGTCGGGCGCGGCCCTGTCGCTGGCCAGGCTGGGCCGGCCCGACGTCGGCCTCGTGGCGGTCGGCGAACTGGCCGACGCCGTGCGGGCCATCGCCGACCGCGTCGACATTCCGCTGATCGTCGACATCGACACGGGCTTCGGCAACGCGCTGAACACCCAGCGGACGGTGAAGGTGCTCGAACGGGCCGGCGCCGCCGCCGTCCAGCTCGAGGACCAGACCTTTCCCAAGCGCTGCGGTCACATCCGCGGCAAGGGCGTGATCCCGGTGGCCGAGATGGTCGGCAAGGTCCGCGCGGCGGTCGACGCGCGCTCGGAAACCCTGATCATCGGCCGTACCGACGCGCTGGGCGTCGAGGGACCGCAAGCCGCCCTCGATCGCGCCGAGGCCTATCTGGAGGCCGGCGCCGACATCGTCTTCGTCGAGGGTCCCCGCACCCTGGAGGAGACCAAGGCCGTGGCCGACCGCTTCGCCGCCCGCGTCCCCCTGGTCCACAACCTCGTCGAAGGCGGGATCACCGCGTTACGCACCGGCGCCGAACTGCAGGACCTCGGCTTCGCCATCGCCCTGCACCCGATGCTGCTGCTGCACGGCCTGGCCCGCTACGCACCCGAATGGCTGGCGACGCTGCGCGGCCAGGGCACGACCGACGGCCTCGACATTCTCGACCTTCCACGCCTGAACGCGGTCGCCGGGCTCGACGCCCTGCTGGCCGACGCGGCGACCTACGCCTGA
- a CDS encoding arylmalonate decarboxylase yields the protein MPDSLGHRLKYAVIAPSTNTSVQPEYDDMRPRGVTNHFQRIAIPDTKVTDDESFMVMLQNIRDATMDSVDVAMTMDPACVVMGMSAETFWDGADGAERLTQRMLERTKGVPVVMGSTAVDAALKAYGGIRKIGVITPYMPVGDNQVRKFFEDLGYEVIQVKGLKSPSPMLIAHESPQTLKRAAIEVSEGADAVVQCGTNLAFAKVAGMAEFWLEKPVVAINTATYWHALRSMGVQDKIDGFGSLLLEH from the coding sequence ATGCCGGATTCATTGGGACACCGCCTGAAGTACGCGGTGATCGCGCCGTCGACCAACACGAGCGTGCAGCCGGAATACGACGATATGCGCCCGCGCGGCGTGACCAATCACTTCCAGCGGATCGCCATTCCGGACACCAAGGTGACCGACGACGAGTCGTTCATGGTGATGCTGCAGAACATCCGCGACGCGACCATGGACAGCGTCGACGTGGCCATGACCATGGACCCGGCCTGCGTGGTCATGGGCATGTCGGCCGAGACCTTCTGGGACGGCGCCGACGGCGCCGAGCGCCTGACCCAGCGCATGCTGGAGCGCACCAAGGGCGTTCCGGTCGTGATGGGCTCCACCGCCGTCGACGCGGCGCTGAAGGCCTATGGCGGCATCAGGAAGATCGGGGTCATCACCCCCTACATGCCGGTCGGCGACAACCAGGTGCGCAAGTTCTTCGAGGACCTGGGCTACGAAGTCATCCAGGTGAAGGGCCTGAAATCGCCCTCGCCCATGCTGATCGCCCACGAGAGCCCGCAGACGCTGAAGCGGGCGGCCATCGAGGTCTCGGAAGGCGCCGACGCCGTCGTCCAGTGCGGCACCAATCTCGCCTTCGCCAAGGTCGCCGGCATGGCCGAGTTCTGGCTGGAGAAGCCGGTCGTGGCCATCAACACCGCCACCTACTGGCATGCTCTGCGGAGCATGGGCGTCCAGGACAAGATCGACGGCTTCGGCTCGCTGCTGCTCGAGCACTAG
- a CDS encoding polysaccharide deacetylase family protein, with the protein MEYDFVPLPHRKPLIWPNGARVALVMTFNLETWDLTKPTKEKYYAGGPAVLPDVLAGDTPDFPNYTWREYGQRVGIWRLFDLFDEQGVKASCTTNAVTFERRKAMTDACLERGWELLAHNWEQGELLTDFAHEPAKERDIVLRSLEQYEKFVGKRAKGWLSSSLRGTLQTADILAEHGCTFYCDLLNDDQPYLLRTPSGPIVSTPYSNEINDFTLLTRRGHTTDEYRDVLIEELNVLYKEGATSGRLMNVGIHPHVSGRAYRIRALREFIQHAKSLPGVWFATREEIADWYLQNHESHIPTGATAKAAE; encoded by the coding sequence ATGGAATACGATTTCGTTCCGCTTCCGCACCGCAAGCCGCTGATCTGGCCGAACGGCGCGCGCGTGGCCCTGGTCATGACGTTCAACCTGGAGACCTGGGACCTCACCAAGCCGACCAAGGAGAAGTACTACGCCGGCGGCCCCGCGGTGCTGCCCGACGTGCTGGCCGGCGATACGCCCGACTTCCCCAACTACACCTGGCGCGAATACGGCCAGCGGGTGGGCATCTGGCGGCTGTTCGACCTGTTCGACGAACAGGGCGTCAAGGCCAGCTGCACCACCAACGCGGTCACCTTCGAACGCCGCAAGGCCATGACCGACGCCTGCCTGGAGCGCGGCTGGGAGCTTCTGGCCCACAACTGGGAACAGGGCGAACTGCTGACCGACTTCGCCCACGAACCGGCCAAGGAGCGCGACATCGTCCTGCGCTCGCTGGAGCAATACGAGAAGTTCGTGGGCAAGAGGGCCAAGGGCTGGCTGTCGTCCAGCCTGCGCGGCACGCTGCAGACGGCCGACATCCTCGCCGAGCACGGCTGCACCTTCTATTGCGACCTGCTCAACGACGACCAGCCCTACCTGCTGCGCACGCCGAGCGGCCCGATCGTCTCGACGCCCTACTCCAACGAGATCAACGACTTCACCCTGCTCACCCGTCGCGGCCACACCACCGACGAGTACCGCGACGTGCTGATCGAGGAGCTGAACGTCCTCTACAAGGAGGGCGCGACCTCGGGCCGCCTGATGAACGTGGGCATCCACCCGCACGTCTCGGGCCGGGCCTACCGGATCCGCGCCCTGCGCGAGTTCATCCAGCACGCCAAGAGCCTGCCGGGCGTGTGGTTCGCCACCCGCGAGGAAATCGCCGACTGGTATCTGCAGAACCACGAGAGCCACATCCCGACCGGCGCGACCGCCAAGGCCGCGGAGTGA